One window from the genome of Kryptolebias marmoratus isolate JLee-2015 linkage group LG1, ASM164957v2, whole genome shotgun sequence encodes:
- the LOC119617127 gene encoding zinc finger protein 37-like, with protein sequence MYPVHIMRKFVCDRLTAAAQEILGAFEKRVEDYEAEIARQRGLLDKVFSHETKLQQTEIPLSEEQSRPNPHSNNEAGSRFVLDVTKIKDEHEEMCISEERQQHPPPHQTTSACEPNVSSNHPQPSDFANIDPPSHISDKDGDPESDGETSAVSAAHIDQLLLHENSCEAESQQRAADCDDCEGLAGHVEASLNEKSSATRCEETSVENTLFAECFDEMLDQINDDEKTASHVDTEHFSDMDCDDSNATPATNAELEKSHAESTHSASSTEVMQVETTTTNNEQAQDTVQRSEDKTSTDVTESTSEGHEKIQGEKSAISLEPTQSETSQDGRPVSTSSTTPNKASQEGKHGLTKDLEATRVEKSSDKDTALAICDEPTSVEKSQDEKLISAEHVEQTPHEGSDDKNTSSTASKDLRTNKMSSKGTATSSKKTGPKKKPKNEKTSKRGSDPKPKSNDQRTPRSKLRLHKKRTQLNADSASTSGDDPKDATWEPSDESSDETPVEEKATSSSSSKGSESAKNENVTKEKTAESTEKTVKRNSERKKALSSKSKHKPSDRSQTSSKSKELALKKKPGASSKSKEGASLKRQNKTQSPDLEAKKRHKDGSSTSAKSNEGKKDEKHGKDKTASNENPEPSPYSSDDASANSADERENPFKCDRCGKVMSNFKNYKFHMKSHTVEKTFKCDLCEKMFRESWDLNKHLVVHSVEKPFKCDVCGNGFNRRYNLDLHVRVHTGEKPYKCNTCGKSFSSCVNMKKHIRIHTGEKPYTCKDCGKEFADSSAFKNHLRVHTGEKPFKCTYCMRKFATRTTLKRHTRTHTGEKPYKCTVCDKNFGHKTDLKSHMRMHTGEKPYKCVTCGDQFSTWSKLNKHKRVHTSEAQSSTHEKATSTKGNKVKSETT encoded by the exons atgtatccaGTCCACATCATGCGTAAATTCGTCTGTGACCGATTAACTGCGGCTGCGCAGGAAATACTGGGAGCCTTTGAGAAGAGGGTCGAAGACTACGAGGCGGAGATCGCTCGCCAGCGCGGACTGTTGGATAAGGTGTTCTCACACGAGACAAAGTTACAACAGACAG AAATACCTCTGAGTGAAGAACAGTCCCGCCCGAACCCGCACAGTAACAACGAGGCAGGGTCCAGATTTGTACTAGATGttacaaaaattaaagatgAACACGAGGAAATGTGCATCAGTGAGGAACGACAGCAGCATCCGCCGCCGCATCAGACAACTTCAGCTTGTGAGCCAAATGTCTCCAGTAATCACCCTCAGCCTTCGGACTTTGCGAATATTGATCCTCCATCTCACATCTCGGACAAAGATGGAGACCCTGAATCTGACGGGGAGACGTCAGCTGTCTCAGCGGCACACATcgaccagctgctcctccatgAAAACTCCTGCGAAGCTGAAAGTCAACAACGTGCAGCTGACTGTGATGACTGTGAAGGTTTAGCTGGACACGTAGAGGCATCCCTAAATGAGAAGAGTTCTGCTACGAGATGTGAGGAAACCTCAGTAGAAAACACCCTTtttgctgaatgttttgatgaaaTGCTCGATCAAATAAATGATGATGAGAAGACAGCATCACACGTGGATACTGAGCACTTTTCAGATATGGACTGTGATGACTCAAACGCAACACCAGCCACTAATGCAGAGTTGGAGAAAAGTCATGCTGAGAGCACACATTCAGCCAGTAGTACTGAAGTAATGCAGGTAGAGACCACAACTACAAATAATGAGCAAGCACAAGACACGGTGCAAAGAAGTGAGGATAAAACTTCAACCGATGTTACTGAGTCAACTTCTGAAGGACATGAGAAGATTCAAGGTGAGAAATCTGCCATAAGTCTTGAGCCAACTCAGTCTGAGACAAGTCAAGATGGGAGACCAGTGTCGACTTCAAGCACAACACCAAACAAGGCAAGTCAAGAGGGGAAACATGGCTTAACTAAAGATTTGGAGGCAACTCGGGTTGAGAAAAGCAGCGATAAGGACACAGCATTAGCCATATGTGATGAGCCAACATCTGTCGAAAAAAGTCAAGAtgaaaaactaatttctgctgAACATGTTGAGCAAACGCCACATGAGGGAAGTGACGATAAGAACACATCCTCTACTGCAAGTAAAGAtttaagaacaaacaaaatgagtaGCAAAGGGACTGCAACCTCATCCAAAAAGACTGGGCCTAAAAAGAAACCTAAGAATGAGAAGACCTCAAAACGAGGTTCTGATCCAAAACCAAAGTCAAATGATCAAAGAACACCCCGCTCCAAATTGAGGTTACACAAGAAACGCACGCAATTAAATGCAGATTCAGCCTCCACAAGCGGCGACGACCCAAAAGATGCAACCTGGGAGCCATCTGACGAGAGTTCAGACGAGACGCCTGTGGAGGAGAAAGCAACATCGTCCTCAAGTTCGAAAGGCAGCGAGTCGGCAAAGAATGAGAACGTTACCAAGGAGAAAACGGCAGAGAGCACAGAAAAAACAGTGAAGAGAAACAGTGAAAGGAAAAAGGCATTAAGTTCTAAATCAAAACATAAACCAAGTGATCGAAGCCAAACATCAAGTAAAAGCAAAGAGTTGGccttaaaaaagaaacctgGTGCGTCTTCGAAAAGCAAAGAAGGAGCATCACTCAAGAGACAAAATAAGACTCAGAGTCCTGATTTAGAAGCAAAGAAGAGACATAAAGATGGAAGTTCCACATCAGCAAAAAGTAACGAAGGAAAGAAAGATGAGAAACACGGCAAAGACAAAACGGCATCGAACGAAAACCCTGAGCCGTCACCCTACTCCAGCGACGACGCGTCGGCCAACAGCGCCGACGAAAGGGAAAATCCCTTCAAGTGTGACCGCTGTGGCAAAGTGATGTCCAATTTCAAAAACTACAAGTTTCACATGAAGTCCCACACCGTCGAGAAGACCTTCAAATGCGACCTGTGCGAGAAAATGTTCAGGGAGAGCTGGGACCTAAACAAGCACTTAGTGGTCCACTCCGTCGAGAAGCCGTTCAAATGCGACGTCTGTGGAAACGGCTTCAACCGGCGCTACAACCTGGACCTGCACGTTCGGGTGCACACGGGCGAGAAGCCCTACAAGTGCAACACGTGTGGGAAAAGCTTCAGCTCGTGCGTGAATATGAAAAAGCACATACGGATTCACACCGGCGAGAAGCCCTACACCTGCAAGGACTGCGGCAAAGAGTTCGCCGATTCCTCGGCCTTCAAGAATCACCTGCGAGTGCACACGGGGGAGAAGCCCTTCAAGTGCACCTACTGCATGAGGAAGTTCGCCACCAGGACGACTTTGAAGAGGCACACCAGGACGCACACGGGCGAGAAGCCGTACAAGTGCACGGTGTGCGACAAAAACTTTGGTCACAAAACGGACCTGAAGAGTCACATGAGAAtgcacacaggtgagaagccttaTAAGTGCGTCACCTGCGGGGATCAGTTCTCCACCTGGTCAAAACTCAACAAACACAAGCGGGTCCACACAAGCGAAGCCCAGAGCTCCACTCACGAAAAGGCCACTTCGACAAAAGGGAACAAAGTCAAAAGCGAAACAACTTGA